The Caballeronia sp. SL2Y3 genome includes a window with the following:
- a CDS encoding hydrolase, with protein sequence MKRDPLLKHDSSFVDKAPAVALKETVQAAGSVLAEPVSQWLYSAPRWLPTSHAQTIVPALFGRKPAVRYRRERWDTPDGDFIDVDWLAHDDATRPASTAPLFVLFHGLEGNSDSHYARTMMAAAHARGWHGVVPHFRSCSGPMNRLPRFYHLADSAEVDWILRRLRERHAGPIVAAGVSLGGNVLLHWLCERGTDASIISAAAAISAPLDVHAGGQAISQGFGMIYTRSFLKSLKKKALAKLDQFPGLYDRHAVLAARTLYEFDNVVTAPLHGFRDADHYWTTATIRAHLNRIEVPALVLNARNDPFLPERALPSQAEVSASVTLDQPNHGGHVGFMTGPFPGRIDWLSSRVFGYLEHFLPGE encoded by the coding sequence ATGAAGCGCGATCCGTTGTTGAAACACGATTCGTCGTTCGTGGACAAGGCGCCCGCAGTCGCGCTGAAGGAAACCGTGCAGGCCGCAGGCAGCGTGCTCGCCGAACCCGTCTCGCAATGGCTCTACAGCGCGCCGCGCTGGCTGCCGACAAGTCACGCGCAAACCATCGTGCCCGCGCTCTTCGGGCGCAAGCCGGCGGTGCGTTATCGGCGCGAACGCTGGGATACGCCGGACGGCGATTTCATCGACGTGGACTGGCTCGCGCACGATGACGCAACGCGCCCGGCATCGACCGCGCCGCTTTTCGTGCTGTTTCATGGCCTCGAAGGCAACTCCGACTCCCACTATGCCCGCACGATGATGGCCGCCGCCCATGCGCGCGGCTGGCACGGCGTGGTGCCGCACTTTCGCAGTTGCAGCGGCCCGATGAACCGGCTGCCGCGCTTTTACCACCTCGCCGATAGCGCGGAAGTCGACTGGATCTTGCGGCGACTGCGCGAAAGGCATGCGGGCCCGATCGTCGCGGCGGGCGTGTCGCTCGGCGGCAATGTGCTTCTGCACTGGCTATGCGAGCGAGGCACGGACGCTTCGATTATCAGCGCGGCCGCCGCCATTTCGGCGCCGCTCGATGTCCACGCGGGCGGTCAGGCGATCTCGCAAGGCTTCGGCATGATCTATACGCGCAGCTTCCTGAAGTCGCTCAAGAAGAAGGCGCTCGCGAAGCTCGATCAGTTTCCGGGTCTGTACGACCGCCACGCCGTGCTCGCCGCGCGCACGCTCTATGAATTCGACAACGTCGTGACCGCGCCACTGCACGGTTTTCGCGATGCCGACCATTACTGGACGACGGCGACCATCCGCGCGCATCTGAACCGCATCGAAGTGCCGGCGCTCGTCTTGAACGCCCGCAACGATCCGTTCCTGCCCGAGCGCGCGCTGCCTTCGCAGGCCGAAGTGTCGGCGTCCGTCACGCTCGATCAGCCGAACCACGGCGGCCATGTCGGCTTCATGACGGGGCCGTTTCCGGGACGCATCGACTGGCTGTCGTCGCGCGTGTTCGGCTACCTCGAACATTTTCTTCCGGGCGAATGA
- a CDS encoding DUF2946 family protein has translation MDEIVKQALAKWPNVPHCTGWLLLDRRGQWRMRDEAAQAAGALGDAIRHEALIGFINRNYERDPDGQWFFQNGPQRVYVELAYTPWIVRLSAMDGALRLTDHTGAPFDPAQAFLDDEGALLFSDAATPPRVAALHDHDLDLFSSHATFDDASRGGVFHLRDGADLPLQPIARADVESRFRFVASPAARAASKA, from the coding sequence ATGGATGAGATCGTCAAGCAGGCGCTGGCCAAGTGGCCGAACGTTCCGCATTGCACGGGCTGGCTGTTGCTGGACCGCCGCGGTCAGTGGCGCATGCGGGACGAGGCCGCACAGGCCGCGGGCGCGCTCGGCGATGCCATTCGCCACGAAGCGCTGATCGGCTTCATCAACCGCAATTACGAGCGCGATCCGGACGGCCAGTGGTTCTTTCAGAACGGGCCGCAGCGCGTGTATGTGGAACTGGCTTATACGCCGTGGATCGTGCGTCTTTCCGCGATGGACGGCGCATTGCGGCTGACGGACCATACCGGCGCACCGTTCGACCCGGCGCAGGCATTTCTCGACGACGAAGGCGCCCTGCTCTTTTCCGACGCTGCCACGCCGCCGCGCGTCGCCGCCCTGCACGATCACGATCTCGATCTGTTTTCGAGCCACGCGACGTTCGATGACGCGTCGCGCGGCGGCGTCTTCCATTTGCGCGATGGAGCCGATCTGCCGTTACAGCCTATCGCACGCGCCGACGTCGAGTCGCGCTTCCGGTTCGTCGCCAGTCCGGCTGCGCGCGCGGCATCGAAAGCCTGA
- a CDS encoding nuclear transport factor 2 family protein: protein MPRFARLFEAAADTLNAYYQAVADNSIDAVMSLWIDEEFATCICADGTHLHGLESIRAGLGKQFGAQAVSIEPLDIRVYDSLGTVVYAIAEAHQPAGTAAPRMIFSTYVMVHERGEWRIAHIHASEMPMEAAGQFAAKLRHGQGPLH, encoded by the coding sequence ATGCCACGTTTCGCCCGCCTATTCGAAGCCGCCGCCGACACTCTCAACGCTTACTATCAGGCTGTCGCGGACAACAGCATCGACGCTGTGATGTCGCTTTGGATCGACGAGGAGTTCGCCACCTGCATCTGCGCGGACGGCACGCATCTGCATGGCCTCGAAAGCATTCGCGCGGGCCTCGGCAAGCAGTTCGGCGCGCAGGCCGTCAGCATCGAGCCGCTCGATATTCGCGTGTACGACAGCCTCGGCACGGTCGTGTATGCAATCGCGGAGGCGCATCAGCCGGCCGGGACCGCCGCGCCGCGCATGATTTTCTCGACTTACGTGATGGTTCACGAACGCGGCGAATGGCGTATTGCGCACATTCACGCGAGCGAAATGCCGATGGAAGCGGCCGGCCAGTTCGCCGCGAAGCTGCGTCACGGGCAGGGACCGTTGCACTGA
- the moaC gene encoding cyclic pyranopterin monophosphate synthase MoaC yields MSGLTHFDAAGEAHMVDVGGKNETRRIAVARGSIVMRDDTLALIREGRAKKGDVLGVARIAAIQGAKRTADLIPLCHPLALTRVAVEFSVDDALPGVHCEVRVETVGRTGVEMEALTAVQVGLLTIYDMCKAVDRGMTITNVRVMEKHGGKSGDWVADSQPSA; encoded by the coding sequence ATGTCCGGACTCACACATTTCGATGCCGCCGGCGAGGCGCACATGGTCGATGTCGGCGGCAAGAACGAGACGCGGCGCATCGCGGTGGCGCGCGGGTCCATCGTCATGCGCGACGACACGCTCGCACTGATCCGCGAAGGACGCGCGAAAAAGGGCGATGTGCTCGGCGTCGCGCGCATCGCGGCCATCCAGGGCGCAAAGCGCACCGCCGATCTGATCCCGCTGTGTCATCCGCTTGCCCTGACGCGCGTGGCCGTCGAGTTTTCCGTCGATGACGCGCTGCCCGGCGTGCATTGCGAAGTACGCGTCGAGACCGTGGGGCGCACGGGCGTCGAGATGGAGGCGCTCACCGCCGTGCAAGTCGGCCTGCTGACCATCTACGACATGTGCAAGGCCGTCGATCGCGGCATGACCATCACGAACGTGCGCGTGATGGAAAAGCACGGCGGGAAGTCGGGCGACTGGGTGGCGGACTCTCAGCCGTCCGCCTGA
- a CDS encoding Wzy polymerase domain-containing protein, translated as MPSQFARYLCFAVLCLALTIPFGVVNHTYPIPTFYAEYSALALYLALGATVAILVRVSEPRVPFASPVVGLMPLAFGIVLVAQTVLLPVAQPSMNWLGGAYLLASFVAVHTGFGLVRAGLSEKALRIGAAALLAGGLFAVFCQTVQLFHMEARFAPFVVAYNVATERRLFGNMAQANHLATVIAFGLAGAMYLVQTRRMPVVIGLVVSAVLSFGLALTVSRGPWLQTAVIVVAGFWMAFIRRRPGAADDLDGPTGSDGREARDVRAWVVPFVLAVLFVAVNAVVRWVNVRYQLDLAQSAAERMQDANQIAPRLALWKYGWTMFKTHPLLGVGWGEFPRYQFDMVRELGGVEIANNAHDIFIDLLAKTGLLGVAVLVAGIVLWLIRVLRAPHTPARVFALSLLGVLMMHALVEYPQQYMFFLMPAMLVIGLLETRPLRLVARPVSYGVYVFLVVAGLIALYPTMRDYNRAEVLYYGSRPAEQYRDDPSFLFGAWGEYGAATLLPMNAQDIEAKLAAHRQAIALLPGETVLRRYAVLQALAGQRSEAMDTMARLQIFATQLHDWPTQLASVYRTVDEIGAPLAGFKADLVKRYGSPEGTDSPTDDDADE; from the coding sequence ATGCCTTCCCAATTCGCGCGCTACCTTTGCTTTGCCGTTCTGTGTCTTGCGTTGACGATTCCGTTCGGCGTCGTCAACCACACGTATCCGATCCCGACGTTCTACGCCGAATACAGCGCGTTGGCCTTGTATCTCGCGCTCGGAGCCACGGTCGCCATACTCGTCCGCGTTTCGGAGCCGCGCGTGCCGTTCGCGTCGCCGGTTGTCGGGCTGATGCCGCTCGCGTTCGGCATCGTGCTGGTGGCGCAGACGGTGCTGCTGCCGGTCGCGCAGCCTTCGATGAACTGGCTCGGCGGCGCCTATCTGCTCGCATCGTTCGTGGCCGTGCATACGGGGTTCGGGCTGGTGCGCGCGGGACTGTCGGAGAAGGCGCTGCGCATCGGCGCTGCCGCGTTGCTGGCGGGCGGCCTCTTCGCGGTGTTCTGCCAGACCGTGCAGTTGTTCCACATGGAAGCCCGGTTCGCGCCGTTCGTCGTGGCCTACAACGTCGCGACGGAACGGCGGCTCTTCGGCAACATGGCGCAGGCGAACCATCTCGCGACCGTCATCGCGTTCGGCCTGGCAGGGGCGATGTATCTGGTGCAGACGCGCCGCATGCCGGTGGTGATCGGGCTCGTGGTGTCGGCGGTGCTTTCGTTCGGGCTCGCGCTCACCGTCTCGCGCGGACCGTGGCTGCAAACGGCGGTAATCGTCGTCGCCGGATTCTGGATGGCCTTCATTCGCCGACGCCCCGGCGCGGCGGACGACCTCGACGGCCCGACCGGGAGCGATGGACGCGAGGCGCGTGACGTCCGCGCATGGGTCGTGCCGTTCGTGCTTGCCGTGCTCTTCGTGGCGGTGAACGCGGTGGTGCGCTGGGTGAACGTGCGCTATCAACTGGACCTCGCGCAATCGGCGGCGGAGCGCATGCAGGACGCCAATCAGATCGCGCCGCGTCTCGCGCTGTGGAAGTACGGCTGGACGATGTTCAAGACGCATCCGCTGCTCGGCGTCGGCTGGGGCGAGTTTCCGCGTTACCAGTTCGACATGGTGCGCGAGCTCGGCGGCGTCGAGATTGCGAACAACGCGCACGATATCTTCATCGACCTGTTGGCGAAGACCGGGCTGCTCGGCGTCGCGGTGCTGGTTGCGGGCATCGTCTTGTGGCTGATTCGCGTGCTGCGGGCGCCGCATACGCCGGCGCGCGTTTTCGCGCTCTCGCTGCTGGGCGTGCTGATGATGCACGCGCTCGTCGAATATCCGCAGCAGTACATGTTCTTTCTGATGCCCGCGATGCTCGTGATCGGTCTTCTGGAGACGCGGCCGTTGCGGCTCGTGGCGCGGCCGGTGTCGTATGGCGTCTATGTCTTTCTCGTCGTGGCGGGTCTGATCGCGCTCTATCCGACGATGCGCGACTACAACCGCGCCGAGGTGCTGTACTACGGCTCGCGGCCCGCGGAGCAGTATCGCGACGATCCGTCGTTCCTCTTCGGCGCTTGGGGCGAGTATGGCGCGGCGACGCTGCTGCCGATGAACGCGCAGGACATCGAAGCGAAGCTGGCGGCGCATCGGCAGGCCATCGCTTTGCTGCCCGGCGAGACGGTGTTGCGCCGTTACGCGGTGTTGCAGGCGCTCGCGGGTCAGCGTAGCGAAGCAATGGATACGATGGCGCGTCTGCAAATCTTCGCGACCCAACTCCATGACTGGCCGACGCAACTTGCGTCGGTGTATCGGACCGTCGATGAAATCGGTGCGCCGTTGGCGGGCTTCAAGGCCGATCTGGTCAAGCGGTATGGGTCGCCGGAGGGCACCGATTCCCCCACGGACGACGACGCCGACGAATAA